A stretch of the Staphylococcus sp. NRL 16/872 genome encodes the following:
- a CDS encoding YfcC family protein: protein MTHTNEVSDTKTKKRNKRFKLSMPGAFTILFILTVIAVIATWIIPAGAYSKLSYDSGAQEFKIVDAHNKTKTVDGTQEQLDKLGVKIDVNQFKSGAINKPISIPGTYERLDQHPAGPDQITSSMVNGTIEAVDVMVFILVLGGLIGVVQTSGSFESGLLALTKKTKGHEFLLVFMVSVLMVLGGTLCGIEEEAVAFYPVLVPIFIAMGYDSIICVGAIFLASSVGSTFSTVNPFSVVIASNAAGTTFVDGLYWRIGGLIIATIFTVGYLAWYAKRIKKDPKSSYTYEDKEKFEKQWSVIKNDGEESVFTLRKKIILILFILPFPIMVWGVMTQGWWFPLMASMFLAFTIVIMLIVALGKNGIGEKAVVDAFVNGASSLVGVSLIIGLARGINMIMNDGLISDTILNFSSSLVQGVSGPIFIVILLIIFFFLGFIIPSSSGLAVLAMPIFAPLADTVGIPRFVIVTAYQFGQYAMLFLAPTGLIMATLQMLDMKYSHWLKFVWPIVAFVFIFGGGMLITQVLIYS from the coding sequence ATGACACACACTAATGAAGTTTCAGACACAAAAACTAAAAAAAGAAACAAACGATTCAAATTAAGTATGCCAGGTGCATTTACCATTCTATTCATATTAACAGTCATTGCTGTAATAGCGACATGGATTATACCTGCAGGGGCATATTCTAAATTATCTTATGATTCAGGTGCGCAAGAATTCAAAATTGTGGATGCGCATAATAAAACAAAAACTGTTGATGGTACACAAGAACAATTAGATAAATTAGGTGTCAAAATTGATGTTAATCAATTTAAATCTGGTGCGATTAATAAACCGATTTCAATTCCGGGAACGTATGAACGTTTAGACCAACATCCAGCAGGTCCAGACCAAATTACATCAAGTATGGTTAACGGAACGATTGAAGCGGTAGATGTTATGGTATTTATTCTAGTATTAGGGGGCTTAATAGGGGTTGTACAAACCAGTGGCTCATTTGAATCTGGACTCTTGGCCCTAACGAAAAAGACGAAAGGGCATGAATTCTTGCTGGTCTTTATGGTTTCAGTATTAATGGTTTTAGGTGGTACACTCTGCGGAATTGAAGAAGAAGCGGTCGCATTTTACCCAGTGCTCGTGCCAATCTTTATAGCGATGGGTTACGACTCAATCATATGCGTAGGTGCAATCTTCCTCGCAAGTTCTGTAGGTAGTACATTTTCAACAGTGAACCCGTTCTCAGTAGTTATCGCTTCAAATGCGGCAGGCACAACGTTTGTCGATGGGCTATATTGGAGAATTGGTGGCTTAATCATTGCGACAATCTTCACAGTAGGTTATTTAGCATGGTACGCGAAACGCATTAAGAAAGATCCGAAAAGTTCTTATACGTATGAAGATAAAGAGAAATTTGAAAAACAATGGTCAGTTATTAAAAATGACGGTGAAGAAAGCGTCTTTACTTTACGTAAAAAAATCATCTTAATCTTATTTATCTTGCCATTCCCAATTATGGTATGGGGCGTTATGACGCAAGGTTGGTGGTTCCCACTTATGGCTTCAATGTTCTTAGCGTTTACAATTGTTATCATGCTGATTGTAGCGTTAGGTAAAAATGGTATAGGTGAAAAAGCAGTAGTTGATGCGTTTGTAAATGGTGCTTCTAGCTTAGTAGGGGTATCACTTATCATTGGTTTAGCGCGTGGTATCAATATGATTATGAATGATGGTTTGATTTCAGATACAATCTTAAACTTCTCATCTTCACTTGTGCAAGGTGTTAGCGGACCAATCTTTATCGTCATTTTATTAATTATATTCTTCTTCTTAGGCTTTATTATTCCATCATCATCAGGACTAGCAGTGTTAGCGATGCCTATCTTCGCACCACTTGCAGACACAGTCGGCATCCCAAGATTCGTCATCGTAACAGCCTACCAATTCGGACAATATGCGATGTTATTCTTAGCACCAACCGGCTTAATCATGGCAACATTACAAATGTTAGACATGAAATATTCACACTGGTTGAAATTCGTGTGGCCAATCGTAGCCTTTGTCTTCATCTTTGGTGGTGGCATGCTCATCACCCAAGTACTAATTTATTCTTAA
- a CDS encoding amidase domain-containing protein: MSKQKLIVYLLTTTLVFPTFTSSLAHAEDTTDESKAEASRTHNDEDVASTEETNTQESTSAEHEDDVNSTDSQEGSQSTEEDKSQETPTSHKETAHKESVNEKTSKKNETTRSNRQQTDKASSHNNSFYHTPLAPLFDIPNLTDNHSSHFLDPNVFDDGFSLTNLIASLFNFDSDISDYEHVEHSKDSANNASSDNSANTSNSNQKASTSQSSTTHSENSTQAEDATSEQSGSTEMPQQEKGAANTQSNASSSESKDDASISKALDAIDDLVTDTTDNQSDKDSTQSSDEPNTNEENNASSEDKSSTEENTSEQPSSHDTSQSDSESKGGSFSESVLDSVLDKYSEDATKTHKDYESSKESGKTSVNNDKDKSSASTNTQLPTKEELAHKTAPVQSFEDDIRKNNTRSTGLFQLLPQLNGDSMNDGDMTVVESKDTREFIRSIAKDAHKIGQDQDIYASVMIAQAILESSSGQSALAQAPNYNLFGIKGAYQGQTVNFNTLEAGSDNSMFNIMAGFRKYPNTKASLEDYANLIKNGIEGNPTIYKETWKSEAPSYRSATSHLSRTYATDPNYATKLNSLIQHYNLTAFDKKTMPDLDKYAKSTSSGQNASGSEFKPFAITDGATPYPQGQCTWYVYERVQQFGQHVGSDWGDAHHWDNRAERDGYHVIGSPKAHTVAVFEAGQAGANSVYGHVAFVEKVNDDGSIVVSESNVKGLGIVSYRVIDADTAQELHYIEPK, encoded by the coding sequence ATGTCGAAGCAAAAATTAATCGTCTATTTATTAACTACTACCCTCGTCTTTCCAACCTTTACGTCTAGTCTTGCCCACGCTGAAGATACGACTGACGAAAGTAAAGCAGAAGCATCACGTACTCATAATGATGAAGATGTAGCCTCAACTGAAGAAACTAACACTCAAGAGAGTACAAGCGCAGAACATGAAGACGATGTTAACTCAACCGACTCACAAGAGGGTTCACAAAGTACGGAAGAAGACAAATCACAAGAAACGCCAACCTCGCATAAAGAAACTGCTCATAAAGAATCTGTGAATGAGAAAACATCTAAAAAAAATGAAACAACACGTTCAAATCGTCAACAAACGGATAAAGCATCATCTCATAATAATTCGTTTTATCATACGCCATTAGCGCCATTATTTGATATTCCGAACTTAACTGACAATCATTCTTCACATTTCCTAGACCCTAATGTATTTGATGATGGTTTCAGTTTAACGAATTTAATCGCTTCATTATTTAACTTTGATAGTGATATTTCTGATTATGAACATGTTGAGCATTCTAAAGATTCTGCTAACAATGCTTCTTCAGACAACAGTGCTAATACTAGCAATTCGAATCAAAAAGCATCCACATCTCAATCTAGCACAACTCACAGTGAGAATAGTACACAAGCTGAGGATGCTACATCTGAACAGTCAGGATCAACAGAAATGCCACAACAAGAAAAAGGGGCAGCTAATACACAATCAAATGCTAGTTCAAGCGAAAGTAAAGATGATGCAAGTATTAGTAAAGCATTAGATGCGATTGATGACTTAGTTACAGATACTACAGACAATCAAAGTGATAAAGATTCAACTCAAAGTAGCGATGAACCTAATACTAATGAAGAAAATAATGCTTCTAGTGAAGATAAATCATCTACTGAAGAGAATACTAGTGAGCAACCATCTTCACATGATACATCTCAATCTGATAGCGAGTCTAAAGGGGGCAGCTTTTCAGAATCAGTATTAGACTCAGTACTTGATAAATATAGCGAAGATGCCACTAAAACACATAAGGATTATGAGTCATCTAAAGAGAGCGGAAAAACATCTGTGAATAATGATAAAGATAAATCATCCGCATCTACTAACACGCAATTACCTACTAAAGAAGAACTTGCACATAAAACAGCACCAGTCCAATCATTTGAAGATGATATTAGAAAAAATAATACGCGTTCAACTGGTCTATTCCAACTGTTGCCACAACTGAATGGCGATAGTATGAATGATGGCGATATGACAGTAGTCGAAAGTAAAGATACACGTGAGTTCATTCGATCTATTGCTAAAGATGCGCATAAAATTGGGCAAGACCAAGACATTTACGCTTCAGTCATGATTGCTCAAGCGATCTTAGAGTCAAGTTCAGGTCAAAGTGCCCTAGCGCAAGCACCAAATTATAATTTATTCGGTATTAAAGGCGCTTATCAAGGACAAACTGTAAACTTTAATACGCTCGAAGCTGGTAGCGATAATTCTATGTTTAACATTATGGCTGGCTTCAGAAAATACCCTAACACTAAAGCGTCATTAGAAGATTACGCTAATTTAATTAAAAATGGTATTGAGGGCAATCCTACGATTTATAAAGAGACTTGGAAATCTGAAGCACCTAGCTACCGTTCAGCTACGAGTCATTTAAGCAGAACGTATGCGACGGATCCAAATTATGCGACAAAATTAAATAGCCTTATTCAACATTACAATTTAACAGCATTTGATAAGAAAACTATGCCAGATTTAGATAAATATGCTAAATCAACATCAAGTGGTCAAAATGCTTCAGGTAGTGAGTTCAAACCATTTGCGATAACTGATGGTGCTACGCCATACCCTCAAGGTCAATGTACTTGGTATGTCTATGAGCGTGTGCAACAGTTTGGTCAGCACGTAGGTAGTGACTGGGGCGATGCACATCACTGGGATAATCGTGCTGAACGTGATGGTTATCATGTCATAGGTAGTCCGAAAGCACATACGGTGGCCGTGTTTGAAGCTGGTCAAGCAGGTGCTAATTCAGTGTATGGTCATGTTGCTTTTGTTGAAAAGGTTAACGATGATGGTTCGATCGTTGTGTCTGAATCTAACGTTAAAGGATTGGGTATTGTATCATATCGTGTGATTGATGCGGATACTGCACAAGAATTGCATTATATTGAGCCGAAATAA
- a CDS encoding YhgE/Pip domain-containing protein, whose product MKNALKLYKTDLKRVAKTPAVWVILLGLAILPSFYAWFNLWAMWDPYSNTNHVKVAVVNEDQGDEVRDKKINVGNTLVDTLKKNKKFDWQFVSREKADHEIKMGKYYAGIYIPKEFSHQITGTLRKKPQKADIEYKVNQKINAVAPKMTDTGSTVIVDEANKQFNSTVTKAILQEANKVGIQLEDEIPTINKIKNAVYAAHNSLPKLNKIANGIVYLNDHQDQLDNYANRFRSLGNYKDDVLDAQQKLNDVNAAIPSLNEKAKLILALNAYMPNIERVLDVASNDIPAQFPRLNRGVDIASQGLDLANTRLNDAQDYLTMAQQRVGDYQEATSRAQDVNGQANNALRQQSTSGMPPYKVQPLSNNSSKGTLNNDQIVSKDDVKAMNSALAEALLTISDNADTQTKATQSNVKSLKHITYGIIGSNRPTEFNDVLRNIKVRFENETKNNQRLVDILKELEDKEHVDLTYQIQQIESANNRINSSVRSINQLIDALENGSSGKAEAVNVLRGLPSLNTGLGQYRSFLKHNLNNRLLLVSNDITKQLNKGQNTLSGVQSKLNTINQVITAGQQIVTQGQGRVATIQSELPTLEQSYIKAMQTAQSYFPTVKQDVAKAADFVRNDLPKLEQRLANATATVNTNLPTLFNKYDNAVNLLDKNQPRAKEALANLANFTQNRLPDIEKDLNKANKIFKKLDKDDAVDKVIDALKNDLKKQADVIANPIDKKQVDVFPVKDYGSGMTPFYTSLSIWVGALLSVSLLSVDNKHESLRDELTKRQIYLGKGAFFISMGLLQTFIVVVGDLLILKAQVESPTLFILVALFGSIVFNTIVYTCVSLLGNPGKAIAIIMLVLQIAGGGGTFPVVTMPKFFQTISPYLPFTHVIDSLRETVGGIVPEILITKLLILALFGLAFFIAGVLGKPILDPIMRKVSKRVDESNVTE is encoded by the coding sequence ATGAAAAACGCACTAAAATTATATAAAACGGACTTAAAGCGTGTGGCGAAAACGCCTGCTGTCTGGGTGATTCTCCTAGGTTTAGCCATCTTGCCATCATTCTACGCTTGGTTCAACCTTTGGGCGATGTGGGACCCATATAGTAATACCAACCATGTCAAAGTGGCTGTTGTAAATGAAGACCAAGGTGATGAAGTCCGTGACAAAAAAATTAATGTCGGTAATACGCTTGTCGATACATTAAAAAAGAATAAGAAATTTGACTGGCAATTTGTTAGCCGGGAAAAGGCAGACCATGAAATTAAAATGGGTAAATACTATGCCGGCATATACATACCAAAAGAATTCTCTCATCAAATCACCGGCACATTAAGAAAGAAACCACAAAAAGCAGATATAGAATATAAAGTGAATCAAAAAATCAATGCTGTCGCACCAAAAATGACAGATACAGGTTCAACTGTGATTGTCGATGAAGCGAATAAACAATTTAATTCCACAGTAACCAAAGCTATTCTTCAAGAGGCGAATAAAGTCGGCATTCAACTTGAAGATGAAATTCCAACTATTAATAAAATTAAAAATGCAGTTTATGCTGCCCATAACTCATTGCCAAAACTGAATAAAATTGCAAATGGTATCGTGTATCTTAATGACCATCAAGATCAATTAGATAACTACGCGAATCGCTTCCGTTCGTTAGGCAATTATAAAGATGATGTTTTAGATGCTCAACAGAAATTAAATGACGTCAATGCAGCGATTCCATCACTAAATGAGAAAGCGAAACTCATTTTAGCACTCAATGCATACATGCCGAATATCGAACGCGTGCTTGATGTAGCGTCAAATGATATTCCAGCACAATTCCCACGTCTCAATAGAGGTGTAGATATTGCGAGCCAAGGTCTTGATTTAGCGAATACTCGTTTAAATGACGCCCAAGATTATCTAACTATGGCACAACAACGTGTGGGTGATTATCAAGAAGCGACTAGCCGTGCGCAAGATGTCAATGGTCAAGCGAATAATGCCTTGCGTCAACAAAGCACATCAGGCATGCCTCCTTATAAAGTGCAACCATTGAGTAATAATAGTAGCAAGGGTACTTTAAATAATGATCAAATCGTCTCTAAGGATGATGTTAAAGCCATGAACAGCGCACTTGCTGAAGCATTGTTAACGATATCTGATAATGCGGATACGCAGACTAAAGCGACACAATCAAATGTTAAATCCTTAAAACATATTACTTATGGGATTATTGGTTCAAATCGACCAACTGAATTTAATGACGTGTTACGCAATATTAAAGTGCGTTTTGAAAATGAGACAAAAAACAACCAACGACTCGTAGATATTTTAAAAGAGTTAGAGGATAAAGAACATGTGGACCTAACATATCAAATTCAACAAATTGAGTCTGCAAACAATCGTATCAATAGTTCTGTACGCTCTATTAATCAACTTATCGATGCATTAGAAAATGGTAGTTCAGGTAAAGCGGAAGCGGTTAATGTCTTACGTGGCTTACCAAGTTTAAATACAGGATTAGGTCAATATCGCAGCTTTTTAAAACATAATCTAAATAATCGTTTATTATTGGTATCTAACGACATTACAAAACAATTAAATAAAGGCCAAAATACATTATCAGGTGTTCAATCTAAATTAAATACGATTAATCAAGTAATTACAGCTGGTCAACAGATTGTGACACAAGGCCAAGGTCGAGTAGCTACAATTCAAAGTGAGTTGCCAACATTAGAACAAAGCTATATCAAAGCAATGCAAACAGCTCAATCTTACTTCCCAACTGTTAAACAAGATGTGGCGAAAGCGGCAGACTTTGTACGTAACGATTTACCTAAATTAGAACAACGATTAGCGAACGCTACAGCGACAGTAAATACAAACTTGCCTACATTATTTAATAAATATGACAACGCAGTTAATTTATTAGATAAAAATCAACCACGTGCTAAAGAAGCATTGGCGAATTTAGCGAACTTTACGCAAAATAGATTGCCAGATATTGAAAAGGATTTAAATAAAGCAAATAAAATCTTCAAAAAATTAGATAAAGATGATGCAGTAGATAAAGTCATTGATGCTTTGAAAAATGACTTGAAAAAACAAGCAGATGTGATTGCGAATCCAATTGATAAGAAACAAGTGGACGTCTTCCCAGTTAAAGACTACGGTTCAGGCATGACGCCATTCTATACATCATTATCAATATGGGTAGGAGCATTGTTATCAGTGAGCTTATTATCCGTTGATAATAAACATGAAAGCTTGAGAGACGAATTAACTAAACGCCAAATTTATTTAGGTAAAGGCGCATTCTTTATATCAATGGGCTTACTTCAAACCTTCATTGTAGTAGTAGGTGATTTATTAATCTTGAAAGCACAAGTGGAATCACCAACCTTGTTCATACTGGTAGCACTGTTTGGATCGATCGTCTTTAATACGATAGTTTATACATGTGTATCGTTACTTGGTAACCCAGGTAAAGCAATTGCGATTATTATGTTGGTATTACAAATTGCAGGGGGCGGTGGTACA